From Osmerus mordax isolate fOsmMor3 chromosome 8, fOsmMor3.pri, whole genome shotgun sequence, a single genomic window includes:
- the LOC136947488 gene encoding G2/M phase-specific E3 ubiquitin-protein ligase-like codes for MDQKDIGSWSTMQMIENAASLDALQECIMRHSTMLQTAGCLRHVAAVEEKKEIVADYLQWYIIDRNSSVIDRFKDGLSALQFLTTLQQHPTLLTPVLCHFEKRLTGFELEKLFKPDLSPSGSNRRLKESQTVAYWADYLLDCEEGAAAVSVEDVLMFATGLTSLSPSGLQPLPQERVPG; via the exons ATGGACCAGAAGGACATCGGTTCTTGGTCTACAATGCAAATG ATTGAGAATGCTGCTTCATTGGATGCTCTGCAAGAATGTATCATGAGACACAGCACAATGTTACAGACAGCAGGCTGTCTGAGACATGTGGCTGCTgtggaagaaaagaaagaaattgtGGCAGACTACCTCCAGTGGTATATTATTGACCGCAACTCATCTGTAATTGACAG ATTCAAAGATGGTCTTTCAGCCCTTCAGTTTCTGACTACACTACAGCAACACCCTACTTTGCTGACCCCTGTCCTGTGCCACTTTGAAAAGCGACTCACTGGCTTTGAGCTCGAAAAACTCTTCAAACCTGACCTCAGCCCTTCAGGGAGTAATAGGAGACTAAAAGAAAGTCAAACTGTGGCCTACTGGGCAGACTATCTCCTTGACTGTGAAG AAGGCGCGGCTGCTGTGTCTGTGGAGGACGTTTTGATGTTTGCAACTGGGCTGACATCACTTTCCCCATCTGGCTTGCAACCATTGCCACAAGAGAGAGTTCCTGGATGA